A single genomic interval of Geotrypetes seraphini chromosome 1, aGeoSer1.1, whole genome shotgun sequence harbors:
- the LOC117357571 gene encoding uncharacterized protein LOC117357571: MLLRMGRLDGPFGLYLPHCFYVLVLLHWHSSMQCWKPSRVVLYLSLSPSTPAFLTAKLEGQWLETIPCCSVVSISASYPISGPSTPAFLTAKLEGQWLETIPCCSVVSISASYPISGPSTPAFLTAKLEGQWLETIPCCSVVSISASYPISGPSTPAFLTAKLEGQWLETIPCCSVVSISASYPISGPSTPAFLTAKLEGQWLETIPCCSVVSISASYPISGPSTPAFLTAKLEGQWLETIPCCSEVSISASYPISGPSTPAFLTAKLEGQWLETIPCCSVVSISASYPISGPSTPAFLTAKLEGQWLETIPCCSVVSISASYPISGPSTPAFLTAKLEGQWLETIPCCSVVSISASYPISGPSTPAFLTAKLEGQWLETIPCCSVVSISASYPISGPSTPAFLNVSL, from the exons atgttactgcggatgggcagactagatgggccatttggcctttacctgccgcATTGTTTCTATGTTCTTGTCCTTCTACActggcattcttcaatgcaatgctggaaaccatcccgtgttgTTCTTTATCTcagtctca GTCCTTCTACCCCGGCGTTCCTCactgcaaagcttgagggtcagtggctggaaaccattccATGTtgttctgtagtgtctatctcagcctccTACCCTATCTCAGGTCCTTCTACCCCGGCGTTCCTCactgcaaagcttgagggtcagtggctggaaaccattccATGTtgttctgtagtgtctatctcagcctccTACCCTATCTCAGGTCCTTCTACCCCGGCGTTCCTCactgcaaagcttgagggtcagtggctggaaaccattccATGTtgttctgtagtgtctatctcagcctccTACCCTATCTCAGGTCCTTCTACCCCGGCGTTCCTCactgcaaagcttgagggtcagtggctggaaaccattccATGTtgttctgtagtgtctatctcagcctccTACCCTATCTCAGGTCCTTCTACCCCGGCGTTCCTCactgcaaagcttgagggtcagtggctggaaaccattccATGTtgttctgtagtgtctatctcagcctccTACCCTATCTCAGGTCCTTCTACCCCGGCGTTCCTCactgcaaagcttgagggtcagtggctggaaaccattccATGTTGTTCTGaagtgtctatctcagcctccTACCCTATCTCAGGTCCTTCTACCCCGGCGTTCCTCactgcaaagcttgagggtcagtggctggaaaccattccATGTtgttctgtagtgtctatctcagcctccTACCCTATCTCAGGTCCTTCTACCCCGGCGTTCCTCactgcaaagcttgagggtcagtggctggaaaccattccATGTtgttctgtagtgtctatctcagcctccTACCCTATCTCAGGTCCTTCTACCCCGGCGTTCCTCactgcaaagcttgagggtcagtggctggaaaccattccATGTtgttctgtagtgtctatctcagcctccTACCCTATCTCAGGTCCTTCTACCCCGGCGTTCCTCactgcaaagcttgagggtcagtggctggaaaccattccATGTtgttctgtagtgtctatctcagcctccTACCCTATCTCAGGTCCTTCTACCCCGGCGTTCCTCAATGTAAGTCTTTAG